The genomic segment TAATTATGGCAGTAGTTGTTCAAAAATATGGAGGTTCATCTGTAGGAACTACAGAGAAAATTAAAGGAATTGCACAAAGTATAGTAAAGAGGAAAAATGAAGATACAGATTTAGTTATAGTAGTATCTGCTATGGGGGACACTACAGATGATTTATTATCTCTATCAAAAGGTATAGGAGAAAAACCAGATAAGAGAGAATTGGATGTTCTATTATCAACAGGTGAAATAATTTCAAGTGCACTACTCGCCATGGCAATTAAGGGACTTGGATATGATGCCATAAGTTATACTGCATACCAAATTGGGATTAAGACTAGTGGACAATATGGTAAAGCGTTAATTGAAGATATACACGGTGGCAGGATTAAAAAAAGCTTAAAAGAAGGCAAAATCGTAATAGTTGCTGGATTCCAAGGAATAAATGGGGAAGGTGATATTACAACACTCGGCAGAGGTGGATCTGATACTACTGCAGTTGCTTTAGCTGTGAAGCTTAATGGCAGATGTGAAATATATACGGACGTTTCTGGAATATATAGTGTAGATCCTAGAGCATACAGCGCAGCTAAAAAATTAGATGAAATAGAATATGAGGAGATGCTCGAGCTAGCAAGTTTGGGAGCTCAAATAATGCATTCAAGGTCTATAGAACTTGCTCAAAAATATAGCATACCTATATATGTAGGGCTTAGTAATAGTGATATTAAAGGAACTGTAATTAAGGAGGTAAAAAATATGAATATGGAAAATAAGCCAGTAACAGGAATAGCAACTAGTGATGAGGATGTTGCAGTAACACTTCAGCGTATACCTAAAGATGTGAATATATTGTCTACTATATTTGAAGCTATAGGAAGTAAAAGAATCAATATAGATATGATAAGTCAAACATCACCTATAGATGGAAAGGTAAGTGTATCATTTACTATACCTAAAGAAGGCTTAAAGGATAGTTTAGAAATTATAGATAACTTAATAGCAGATAATAAAGTTATAGTTGATGAAGAGATAACTAAATTTTCAGTGGTGGGGCTAGGCATGAAGACAACCTCTGGAGTAGCGGCTAGAATGTTTAGAGTTTTTAACAAAAACAATATTGAAATTAAAATGATTACTACATCAGAAATAAGAATTACTTGTGCTATTAAAACTGGAGATAAATTAAAGGCTATAAAGGTTGTTGCAGAGGAATTTAATCTATAAATATAACATGTTAGACGATAGTTAAGTATTAAACATAATTTACCTAAAGGCTCTTTAAAGTACGACCCTGATAATAATTTTTAAGAGAAGCCATTTTGGACTTCTCTTAAAAATTGTAATATTTTATAAATATTATCTGATTGGAAAGATTATTTATTCTTTTTTTTAGAACCCTAAGTTTCACTCCATATTGATATTAATGCACCTAGAATGAGAGCTCTATCTACAATAATCATTAATTTGAGATTCGCATATATCAATCACCTTTTCATCCTTATATTTCCTATACCACTCTACAGTCTTTTCTATTGTCTCATCTATGCCCCACCTAGGCTTAAAATTTAAACAGAATCTAGCCTTGCTAATGTCAAGACTTAGTAAGCTTGCTTCATGGAATGAATCTCCCTTAAGGATTAAAGGTTTCCAGCTTCCATTGCCCCACTCTTTGACAAGTCTTCTGACAACCTCCTGAACCGTAATGACATTTTGAGCTTCAGGTCCGAAGTTCCAAGCTCCAGAAAACTCCACATCTTTTTTTAATATTTTTGTTCCTAAAAGTAAATATCCGTATAATGGTTCAAGGACATGCTGCCAGGGTCTTACAGCACCTGGATTCCTAAGCAAAATCTCTTCATCATTTTCTAGTGCCCTGATGCAGTCTGGTATAATTCTATCGATGGCCCAATCTCCACCTCCAATTACATTACCTGCCCGTGCTGTTACAATTATTTTTTCATGATTTTTATACTCAGCTGTATTAAAAAAAGAATTTCTATATGAGGAAACCAAAAGTTCAACGCAACCCTTACTAGAACTGTACGGATCATAACCACCCATGGGATCTATTTCCCTGTAGCTGTACATCCATTCATTATTTTCGTAACATTTATCACTAGTGATAATAACTAAAGCTTTTGTTTCTTTACTGGCCCTCACCGCTTCCAATACATTTACAGTGCCCATAAAATTCACCTCATAGGTCTCTTTAGGGTTTTCATAGGAGTACCTAACGAGTGGTTGTGCTGCAAGATGAAAAACTATCTCTGGTTCATAGGTCATAAAAACTTCATTAAGATGTTTGCTATCTCTTATATCTCCTCTTATATCAACAATATCATTGCTAATTTCAGATAAAACGAAATTGCTTTTGACACTGACGGGATCTAGTGCATAACCAATAACATTTGCTCCTAATTTTTTTAACCAAATAGCTAGCCATGATCCTTTAAAACCTGTATGACCAGTTATTAAAACATTTTTATTTTTATAATTATTTTCAAGGTCTTTTAACATTTTTTTCACATCCTATGGTAAATGCTTAATCCACATATCTTTATTTTCTTCATACCACCTTATTGTTTTAACAATTCCATCCTCAAGGCTTATTCTAGGACTCCAGCCTAATTCAGTATGGATCTTACTTATATCCGCACCAGGTGACCACATTTCATTTTTTCTGTATTTTATTGTCCCATATAAGGGGACCCTATCTGTTTTAATATTTTTAAATATAAGATCTATATAGTATTTTAAAGGAAAAAGACTTCCATTTGCTATATTGAAAATATTGCTCTTTAAATTGCTTTTAGCAGACATAACCAATCCGTCAATTATGTTTTCAATGTAGCAGTAATCACGTAATTGTTCACCAGATGTTAGTCTTACCTCCTTATCTTCCAGTATTGACAGTATTATATGACAAAAAATCTTATGTCTCTCTTCTCCCTCCCCAAAAATACCAAAGGGCCTTAAGGTTATAATATCTATATTATTTTCTCTGGCAATCTGATGAGCGATTATAGTTGCACTAGCTTTAGAACTTCCATAGATGCTCACAGGTTCTGGATACATATCTTCCTTCATAAGATCTTTCCTATCTCCATATTCAGCACAGCTACCCATATTAACGAATTTTTTGCAGTCGGTGTCCTTCAATGAATTTAAAATATTAATCATTCCTAAAATATTAATATTTGCAGCTTTAATATATTCTTTTTGTGCTGAGTTTACACCATAAGCTGCTAAATGAAATACTATTTCAGGGCATATATCCTTGATGCAAGTTTCAATTTTTTTACTGTCAGTTATATCAATCTCATAGATTGATATATTTTTTAACTGCTCTTCCAGTCTCCAGGTTTGGCTGCTCTGTCTTCCTATAATAGATACCTCTGCGCCTTCATTCAATAACCTCTTAACTAGGTGAGAGCCTATAAATCCAAATCCACCAGTTACCAATATCCTCTTACCAGCAAGACTAACCTCTTCCATATACTATACCTCCAGGTTGAAAGGTTTACATTTACGATTGAAATCTATACAGGTTCTTAGCGTTAGTGACCTCTTCTTTACTAAATAATTCTTTAAGATCCACAAGGCCTGATGACTTTAATATTTCCATTGATTTGCATAAAGCATCTAAATATGGAATATATATATTATCGATTATTTCTTTGCTAAAAATCAAAGGATCTAGCTTCCATAAGTCAAAGACAGATTCATCAAATATTTTCATACTGCCAAAGTGATAAACCATAAGTTCTCGATCATCAATTAAAACAGTATTATTATCGTTGTAAACTTTGTAATCATTGTTAATAATTAGATTCCATGGAGCTGCATCTATACCTAGGTCATCTAATATTTTTATGCTATAAAATAAATTTGGAACCTTATCTAGATATTTCTGATCTCCCCATCTCTCCATTATAATATCAGGTTTATCTGAGCACCACTCTATACATTTTTTCTTCCACCAATTTAAAATAGCTAGACTACTTTTCCTGTTTCTAAAACCTAAAAAGCCTGCCTGAAAATGTCCATGTACCTTTTCAAATTCGGGACAATCCCTCTGAGGACAAATTAGTGTATCATAATCCTTCCATTGCTTGAAGATCGCCATCGGATCAGAAAAAAAGAATATATCTGCATCACAATAAATAACTGAATCTATAGCATATTTATCTAAAATATAAAGGACCAACGGTGCTTTAAGCGACCAACAATATTCCTGCATATTTCTGGTTTCTTTAACATGAAGTAATTCCATATCCTCTACTTCGCTAACATTAATAATAATCGTATTTTCAAGCTTCAGATTACTTAATACAGAAAAAGAAATTTCATCCATACAGCAGATGAATAAATTAAAATTATCGATTT from the Clostridium sp. CM027 genome contains:
- the rfbG gene encoding CDP-glucose 4,6-dehydratase produces the protein MLKDLENNYKNKNVLITGHTGFKGSWLAIWLKKLGANVIGYALDPVSVKSNFVLSEISNDIVDIRGDIRDSKHLNEVFMTYEPEIVFHLAAQPLVRYSYENPKETYEVNFMGTVNVLEAVRASKETKALVIITSDKCYENNEWMYSYREIDPMGGYDPYSSSKGCVELLVSSYRNSFFNTAEYKNHEKIIVTARAGNVIGGGDWAIDRIIPDCIRALENDEEILLRNPGAVRPWQHVLEPLYGYLLLGTKILKKDVEFSGAWNFGPEAQNVITVQEVVRRLVKEWGNGSWKPLILKGDSFHEASLLSLDISKARFCLNFKPRWGIDETIEKTVEWYRKYKDEKVIDICESQINDYCR
- a CDS encoding aspartate kinase; translated protein: MAVVVQKYGGSSVGTTEKIKGIAQSIVKRKNEDTDLVIVVSAMGDTTDDLLSLSKGIGEKPDKRELDVLLSTGEIISSALLAMAIKGLGYDAISYTAYQIGIKTSGQYGKALIEDIHGGRIKKSLKEGKIVIVAGFQGINGEGDITTLGRGGSDTTAVALAVKLNGRCEIYTDVSGIYSVDPRAYSAAKKLDEIEYEEMLELASLGAQIMHSRSIELAQKYSIPIYVGLSNSDIKGTVIKEVKNMNMENKPVTGIATSDEDVAVTLQRIPKDVNILSTIFEAIGSKRINIDMISQTSPIDGKVSVSFTIPKEGLKDSLEIIDNLIADNKVIVDEEITKFSVVGLGMKTTSGVAARMFRVFNKNNIEIKMITTSEIRITCAIKTGDKLKAIKVVAEEFNL
- a CDS encoding NAD(P)-dependent oxidoreductase → MEEVSLAGKRILVTGGFGFIGSHLVKRLLNEGAEVSIIGRQSSQTWRLEEQLKNISIYEIDITDSKKIETCIKDICPEIVFHLAAYGVNSAQKEYIKAANINILGMINILNSLKDTDCKKFVNMGSCAEYGDRKDLMKEDMYPEPVSIYGSSKASATIIAHQIARENNIDIITLRPFGIFGEGEERHKIFCHIILSILEDKEVRLTSGEQLRDYCYIENIIDGLVMSAKSNLKSNIFNIANGSLFPLKYYIDLIFKNIKTDRVPLYGTIKYRKNEMWSPGADISKIHTELGWSPRISLEDGIVKTIRWYEENKDMWIKHLP